The nucleotide sequence TCATCAACCCAGCTTTGACAACCACTTCTCAAGACACCCCAAGAAAACCGCCTCAACCAATCTCAAAATGaagttcttcaccaccctcctctccatggtaaccctcacctccgccgccgcagtAAACTACGACTTTTACGCCCCTGTCAACGCCCTTGCCAAACGTGAAGCCGCCGCAACCCTCAGCTTCGACCCTGCCCACGACCCCCTCTCCGCCCGCGGTGACGAAGacgtcaacatcatcaccgctTCTCTCGACGACGGAGCCGAAAAGGTTGAAATCATCGTCGACGGTGTTTCCCAGGGGTATCTGATCGTCAGCCCTGGTGGCGATGGtaaccccaccccctttttacCCCCTTAAACTTCCAAATGAAActaacccacccctcccacagTCCAAGGCTTCGACGGCAACGGCACCTTGGTCGACCTCGACGCCGTCCTCGCCGCTCGTGACGTCGAGCACGTTGACAAGCGCGCTCTTGGCTGGCTCCAGGTTCTGGCTAGACTTgctcccatcatcacaaagTTTGGCCAACGGGTTGTCAACTGGTTGAGGTGTGTT is from Podospora pseudopauciseta strain CBS 411.78 chromosome 5 map unlocalized CBS411.78m_5.2, whole genome shotgun sequence and encodes:
- a CDS encoding uncharacterized protein (EggNog:ENOG503PUII); the protein is MEITMLSMQSIKAYGSPSRPFVSHHHHLPHHQLIHQPSFDNHFSRHPKKTASTNLKMKFFTTLLSMVTLTSAAAVNYDFYAPVNALAKREAAATLSFDPAHDPLSARGDEDVNIITASLDDGAEKVEIIVDGVSQGYLIVSPGGDVQGFDGNGTLVDLDAVLAARDVEHVDKRALGWLQVLARLAPIITKFGQRVVNWLRCVGAWSLILDCAPKLINCATYGKAPWECIAGINCIGKAARNC